One part of the Glycine max cultivar Williams 82 chromosome 14, Glycine_max_v4.0, whole genome shotgun sequence genome encodes these proteins:
- the LOC102665419 gene encoding uncharacterized protein — protein sequence MCVVLLMREHVLPVYVLEHLGGWLQRLCYIYMYKKNSYGLEANIWLFGCLLLEMLTLQIPYSGLSDSHFLDSLQMGKRPQLTDELRVLSSMNGPTMIPSGEELEKSDAGVDMLKFLVDLFHKCVEQNPSKYVFSSIIVRGPTVIPFVIFFLIYFNLEICFSSIMLRGLYAKIGL from the exons ATGTGTGTTGTATTGCTCATGCGGGAACATGTCCTCCCTGTATATGTGTTGGAACACCTCGGTGGATGGCTCCAGAGGTTATgctacatatatatgtataaaaaaaactccTATGGATTG GAAGCTAACATTTGGTTGTTTGGATGCTTGCTTTTGGAGATGCTGACTCTACAAATTCCATATTCTGGACTTTCAGATTCACACTTCCTTGATAGTCTGCAG ATGGGTAAACGACCACAATTGACTGATGAACTGAGAGTATTGAGTTCAATGAATGGACCCACTATGATTCCATCCGGTGAAGAGCTGGAAAAATCAGATGCTGGGGTAGACATGCTGAAATTCCTTGTTGATTTGTTTCATAAGTGCGTGGAACAAAATCCAAGCAAATATGTGTTCAGTTCAATCATAGTGCGTGGACCCACTGTGATTCCATTcgtaatttttttccttatctattttaatttagaaatttgTTTCAGTTCAATCATGCTCCGTGGGTTATATGCTAAAATTGGGCTCTAA